Proteins encoded within one genomic window of Fragaria vesca subsp. vesca linkage group LG1, FraVesHawaii_1.0, whole genome shotgun sequence:
- the LOC101301331 gene encoding tubulin alpha-3 chain-like, with amino-acid sequence MRECISIHIGQAGIQVGNACWELYCLEHGIQPDGQMPSDKTVGGGDDAFNTFFSETGAGKHVPRAVFVDLEPTVIDEVRTGTYRQLFHPEQLISGKEDAANNFARGHYTIGKEIVDLCLDRIRKLADNCTGLQGFLVFNAVGGGTGSGLGSLLLERLSVDYGKKSKLGFTVYPSPQVSTSVVEPYNSVLSTHSLLEHTDVAVLLDNEAIYDICRRSLDIERPTYTNLNRLVSQVISSLTASLRFDGALNVDVTEFQTNLVPYPRIHFMLSSYAPVISAEKAYHEQLSVAEITNSAFEPSSMMAKCDPRHGKYMACCLMYRGDVVPKDVNAAVATIKTKRTIQFVDWCPTGFKCGINYQPPTVVPGGDLAKVQRAVCMISNSTSVAEVFSRIDHKFDLMYAKRAFVHWYVGEGMEEGEFSEAREDLAALEKDYEEVGAEGEEGEEGDEGDEY; translated from the exons ATGAGGGAGTGCATTTCGATCCACATCGGTCAGGCCGGAATTCAGGTCGGAAACGCCTGCTGGGAGCTTTACTGCCTCGAGCATGGAATTCAG CCTGATGGCCAGATGCCAAGTGACAAGACCGTTGGTGGAGGTGATGATGCTTTCAACACCTTCTTCAGTGAGACTGGTGCTGGAAAGCATGTGCCCCGTGCAGTGTTTGTAGATTTGGAGCCCACTGTCATTGATGAAGTGAGGACTGGAACATACCGCCAACTCTTCCACCCTGAACAGCTCATCAGTGGCAAGGAAGATGCAGCTAACAACTTTGCTCGTGGCCACTATACCA TTGGGAAAGAGATTGTTGACCTGTGCCTAGACCGCATCCGAAAGCTTGCTGACAACTGCACTGGTCTCCAAGGTTTCCTGGTTTTCAATGCCGTGGGTGGAGGCACTGGTTCAGGTCTTGGCTCCCTCTTGTTGGAACGTCTCTCTGTGGACTATGGCAAGAAGTCCAAGCTTGGATTCACTGTGTACCCCTCTCCACAAGTATCTACCTCGGTGGTTGAGCCCTACAACAGTGTTCTATCAACCCACTCCCTTCTGGAACACACTGATGTTGCTGTGCTGTTGGATAATGAGGCCATCTATGACATCTGCAGGCGCTCCCTTGACATTGAACGCCCTACCTACACCAACCTCAACCGCCTCGTTTCACAG GTTATCTCATCTCTGACTGCATCTCTGAGGTTTGATGGTGCCTTGAATGTGGATGTGACTGAATTCCAGACCAATCTTGTCCCATACCCCAGGATCCACTTCATGCTTTCATCTTATGCTCCTGTTATCTCAGCTGAGAAGGCCTATCATGAGCAGCTTTCAGTTGCAGAGATCACCAACAGCGCATTCGAGCCTTCCTCCATGATGGCCAAGTGCGATCCTCGCCATGGTAAATACATGGCCTGCTGTCTCATGTACAGAGGTGATGTGGTGCCCAAGGATGTCAACGCAGCTGTTGCCACCATCAAGACCAAGCGCACCATCCAATTCGTTGACTGGTGCCCCACAGGATTCAAATGTGGTATCAACTACCAACCCCCAACTGTTGTTCCAGGTGGTGATCTTGCCAAGGTTCAGAGGGCAGTGTGCATGATCTCAAACTCCACCAGCGTTGCTGAGGTGTTCTCGCGCATTGACCACAAGTTCGACCTCATGTATGCCAAGAGGGCCTTCGTCCACTGGTATGTTGGTGAGGGAATGGAGGAAGGTGAGTTCTCTGAGGCTCGTGAGGATCTCGCTGCCCTGGAGAAGGACTATGAGGAGGTCGGCGCTGAGGGCGAGGAGGGCGAAGAAGGTGATGAGGGAGATGAGTACTGA